One window of Lepeophtheirus salmonis chromosome Z, UVic_Lsal_1.4, whole genome shotgun sequence genomic DNA carries:
- the LOC121130230 gene encoding endocuticle structural glycoprotein ABD-4, with protein MNMKSPLMILCLCLGLFAVTANALRINIRSSPASEEVEEPVLLQEPDIQKPSSNNDTARESRSIGYGLTPLGSSSSSVRPVVNILNEHFNAPGTIGENDFDFSFESENGIRQETVGVTKTIGDETVVVMKGSYSYVGPDGQNYVVDWYADETGYHPSAPHLPREVSIPYPEIADAVDSQITFAAEEEAKGIFYDEPTGFSSEKSIGYGSKDNYIF; from the exons ATGAATATGAAATCCCCATTG ATGATCCTCTGCCTTTGTCTGGGACTCTTCGCAGTTACAGCCAACGCACTTCGAATCAATATTCGCTCTTCACCTGCTTCTGAAGAGGTGGAAGAACCTGTACTCCTCCAAGAGCCAGACATCCAAAAACCATCCTCCAACAACGATACAGCAAGAGAATCAAGATCTATTGGCTACGGATTAACCCCTCTTGGCTCCTCTTCTAGTAGTGTACGCCCCGTTGTCAACATATTGAATGAACATTTCAATGCCCCAGGAACCATCGGGGAAAATgactttgatttttctttcgAGTCAGAGAATGGGATACGTCAAGAGACTGTGGGTGTAACAAAGACAATTGGTGATGAAACCGTAGTGGTTATGAAGGGATCTTACTCGTATGTGGGTCCTGATGGGCAAAATTATGTTGTCGATTGGTATGCTGATGAGACTGGCTATCATCCCTCTGCCCCTCATCTACCCAGAGAGGTTTCCATTCCCTATCCTGAGATTGCTGATGCTGTAGATTCTCAAATCACCTTTGCTGCCGAAGAAGAGGCAAAAGGTATTTTCTATGATGAGCCAACGGGCTTCTCTTCTGAAAAAAGTATAGGCTATGGCTCAAAGGATAATTACATCTTTTAA